The following are encoded together in the Gilvimarinus sp. DA14 genome:
- a CDS encoding valine--tRNA ligase encodes MDKTYQPQAIETQCYQNWEDKGYFKPQGGDKPYCIMIPPPNVTGNLHMGHGFNNAVMDAMIRFHRMQGDDTLWQMGTDHAGIATQMVVERQLAADGISRHDLGREKFLERVWEWKAESGGNITRQLRRLGSSLDWSRERFTMDEGLSDAVKEAFVRLHEDGLIYRGKRLVNWDPKLHTAISDVEVENHDEKGYLWNLRYPLADGATTAEGKDYLVVATTRPETMLGDTAVAVHPEDERYQALIGKEIVLPLVGRRIPIVADEYVDREFGTGCVKITPAHDFNDYEVGKRHNMALINVLDESAQVLGEAQIFNLDGSPRDDLDTSLPQAYAGKDRYDARKQIVADFEAAGLLEKIDDHALKVPRGDRSGVVIEPWLTDQWYVSTKPLAEPAIKAVEDGEVQFVPKQYENMYFSWMRDIQDWCISRQLWWGHRIPAWYDKAGNVYVARSEEEARAKYHLGPEVELQQDEDVLDTWFSSGLWTFSTLGWPEQTDFLKKFHPTDLLVTGFDIIFFWVARMMMLTLHLVKDDNGKGQIPFKTVYVHGLVRDAQGQKMSKSKGNVLDPLDIIDGIDLESLVAKRTRGLMRPKDAPKIEKQTRKEFPDGINAYGTDALRMTFCSLASTGRDIKFDMGRVEGYRNFCNKMWNAARYVLMNTEGEDCGQNNATDFELSLADRWIISRLQEAEKSVTDALNSYRLDLATQAFYEFFWNEYCDWYLELSKPVLWDEHASEAQKTGTRRTLIRVLEAALRLAHPLIPFITEEIWQRVKALAGQNGETIMLAPYPVADESLLDTAATADIEWLKGVIVGVRNIRGEMNIAPGKTIPLYMQHGTEADQQRLQANQQFLQKLANLESITWLNHGEEAPMSATALVGKLEILVPMAGLIDVEAEKARLNKELERLNKEQQRVGGKLNNPNFVDKAPAAVVEKEKSKLNEISASIDALAEQLKAIESM; translated from the coding sequence ATGGATAAAACCTACCAGCCCCAGGCCATCGAAACCCAGTGCTACCAAAACTGGGAAGACAAGGGTTATTTCAAACCTCAGGGCGGCGATAAGCCCTACTGCATTATGATCCCGCCACCCAATGTCACGGGTAACCTGCACATGGGGCACGGCTTTAATAACGCGGTCATGGACGCAATGATCCGTTTTCATCGTATGCAAGGCGACGACACTCTGTGGCAGATGGGTACGGATCACGCCGGTATCGCCACGCAGATGGTGGTCGAGCGTCAACTGGCCGCCGATGGCATCAGCCGTCACGATCTGGGCCGGGAAAAATTTCTTGAGCGAGTGTGGGAATGGAAAGCCGAGTCTGGCGGCAATATCACCCGCCAACTTCGCCGACTGGGCTCTTCTTTGGACTGGAGCCGTGAGCGCTTCACCATGGATGAAGGCCTTTCCGATGCGGTAAAAGAAGCCTTTGTACGCCTGCACGAAGACGGCCTGATTTATCGCGGCAAGCGCCTGGTGAACTGGGACCCAAAACTCCACACGGCTATTTCCGATGTGGAAGTAGAAAACCACGACGAAAAAGGCTATTTGTGGAATCTGCGCTACCCGCTGGCCGACGGCGCCACCACCGCTGAAGGCAAAGACTATTTAGTCGTCGCCACCACCCGCCCGGAAACCATGCTGGGGGACACTGCCGTCGCGGTACACCCAGAGGACGAACGCTATCAAGCGCTGATCGGCAAAGAAATTGTGCTGCCCTTAGTGGGCCGCCGCATTCCCATTGTTGCCGATGAGTACGTCGACCGCGAGTTTGGTACCGGCTGCGTCAAAATTACCCCGGCCCACGACTTTAACGATTACGAAGTGGGTAAACGCCACAATATGGCGCTCATTAACGTGCTGGACGAGTCTGCGCAGGTACTGGGTGAAGCACAGATTTTTAACCTGGACGGCAGCCCGCGCGATGATCTGGACACCAGCCTGCCGCAAGCCTACGCGGGTAAAGATCGCTATGACGCGCGCAAGCAAATTGTGGCCGACTTTGAAGCCGCGGGCCTGCTGGAAAAAATCGACGACCATGCCCTCAAAGTACCGCGCGGCGATCGCTCGGGCGTGGTGATCGAGCCCTGGCTCACCGATCAGTGGTATGTCAGCACCAAACCCTTGGCCGAACCCGCGATTAAAGCGGTCGAAGACGGCGAGGTGCAATTTGTACCCAAGCAGTACGAGAACATGTACTTCTCCTGGATGCGCGACATTCAGGATTGGTGTATTTCTCGTCAGCTATGGTGGGGCCATCGCATTCCCGCCTGGTACGACAAGGCCGGTAATGTCTATGTTGCGCGCAGTGAAGAAGAGGCCCGCGCCAAGTACCACCTGGGCCCCGAAGTGGAGCTGCAGCAGGACGAAGACGTACTGGATACCTGGTTTAGCTCTGGCCTGTGGACATTCTCAACCTTGGGCTGGCCGGAACAGACGGACTTTTTAAAGAAGTTCCACCCCACCGATTTATTGGTCACTGGCTTCGATATTATTTTCTTCTGGGTAGCGCGGATGATGATGCTCACCCTGCACCTGGTTAAGGACGATAACGGCAAAGGCCAGATACCGTTTAAAACCGTTTACGTGCACGGTCTGGTGCGCGATGCCCAGGGCCAGAAAATGAGTAAATCCAAGGGTAATGTCTTGGACCCGCTGGATATCATTGACGGCATCGACCTGGAAAGCCTGGTAGCCAAGCGCACCCGTGGCCTGATGCGCCCCAAGGACGCACCCAAAATTGAGAAACAAACCCGCAAGGAGTTTCCAGACGGTATCAATGCCTATGGCACAGACGCCCTGCGCATGACGTTTTGCTCGCTGGCCTCCACCGGGCGCGACATCAAATTTGATATGGGCCGAGTAGAGGGCTACCGCAATTTCTGCAACAAAATGTGGAACGCCGCCCGCTATGTGCTGATGAACACCGAGGGCGAGGACTGTGGCCAAAACAACGCCACAGACTTTGAATTATCACTGGCAGACCGCTGGATTATCAGCCGTCTGCAAGAAGCTGAGAAATCGGTCACCGATGCCCTCAACAGCTACCGGCTGGATTTAGCCACTCAGGCTTTTTACGAGTTTTTCTGGAACGAGTACTGCGACTGGTATCTGGAGTTGTCTAAACCCGTGCTCTGGGACGAACATGCCAGCGAAGCACAGAAAACCGGCACCCGTCGCACCCTGATCCGCGTGCTGGAAGCGGCGCTGCGCTTAGCTCACCCTTTGATTCCTTTTATTACCGAAGAAATCTGGCAGCGAGTCAAAGCCCTGGCGGGCCAAAACGGCGAGACGATCATGCTGGCGCCCTACCCGGTGGCCGACGAATCACTGCTAGACACGGCCGCCACGGCTGATATCGAATGGCTGAAAGGAGTGATTGTGGGCGTGCGTAATATTCGCGGCGAAATGAACATCGCCCCGGGTAAAACCATCCCGTTATACATGCAGCACGGTACCGAGGCAGACCAACAACGCTTGCAGGCCAACCAGCAGTTTCTGCAGAAGCTGGCCAACCTGGAAAGCATTACCTGGCTGAACCACGGCGAAGAAGCCCCCATGTCGGCAACGGCGCTGGTGGGGAAACTGGAAATTCTAGTGCCCATGGCAGGTCTGATCGATGTAGAAGCCGAGAAGGCCCGCTTAAATAAAGAGCTTGAACGTCTGAATAAAGAACAGCAGCGCGTTGGCGGCAAGTTGAACAATCCTAATTTTGTCGACAAAGCCCCCGCAGCCGTGGTAGAAAAGGAAAAATCTAAGCTAAATGAAATATCTGCCAGCATTGACGCCCTGGCCGAACAGTTAAAAGCGATCGAGTCCATGTAA
- a CDS encoding methyltransferase domain-containing protein produces the protein MANRVSKKFWQASNGEALGTALASRPELKTLNDSELKEIFALLPPLDGCQVLELGAGTGRFTGELARRAQSLTALDISTEALQQNRLKHAQFNNITYQSIDALEYHNETQPFDFIFINWLFMYLDDDDSQALLQNLQHALKPGGQIFIRESCEYAYNGKSWLRNFLHSGWQTIKPGKQQSIYRLQKFRGPFWKNALWMTFNSARVQNYRSVTSYQALFSQNFEVIDSGYLVTYELAYRHQNQRYWMLRKSAASVGDGIEAAPRSWSFGGEVWRSFDSHIHRSIPFYPQLHEVIIRLCEQLLTDGGAVYELGCSTGSLCRQLKQRLPSADVIGVDIEPNMIQAAEAAGGAVQYHCADILEHPMKSCSVAILSYTLQFVAPERRLELLKKIQTQLKSGGAIILAEKVKRRDTQLEQLLQRAHGQYKLDQGFSKEEINAKSASLAGVMTPLYEDENIELLQQAGLTRVSTIFNNLTFSAWIAFKD, from the coding sequence GTGGCCAATCGCGTCTCCAAGAAGTTCTGGCAAGCCTCCAATGGTGAAGCGCTGGGCACGGCGCTGGCCTCCCGCCCCGAATTAAAAACCTTAAATGACAGTGAGCTTAAAGAAATATTCGCCCTCTTGCCGCCCCTGGATGGCTGCCAGGTGCTCGAGCTTGGCGCTGGTACCGGCCGCTTTACCGGCGAGCTTGCACGCCGCGCGCAATCGCTAACCGCGCTGGATATTTCCACCGAGGCGCTGCAACAAAACCGCCTTAAGCACGCACAATTTAACAACATTACCTACCAGAGCATTGACGCTCTCGAATACCACAATGAGACACAGCCTTTCGATTTTATTTTTATCAACTGGCTGTTTATGTATCTGGACGACGATGACAGCCAGGCGCTGCTGCAAAACCTGCAACATGCGCTAAAGCCCGGTGGCCAGATATTTATTCGCGAGAGTTGCGAATACGCCTATAACGGTAAAAGCTGGCTGCGCAATTTTCTGCACAGCGGCTGGCAAACCATCAAACCCGGTAAACAACAAAGCATTTACCGTCTGCAAAAGTTTCGCGGCCCATTTTGGAAAAACGCGCTGTGGATGACATTTAACAGTGCAAGAGTACAAAACTATCGCAGTGTGACGAGCTACCAAGCACTGTTTTCACAGAACTTTGAGGTTATCGACAGCGGTTACCTAGTTACCTATGAGCTCGCCTATCGGCATCAGAACCAACGCTATTGGATGTTGCGCAAAAGCGCCGCAAGTGTGGGTGATGGTATTGAGGCTGCCCCGCGCAGCTGGAGTTTTGGCGGCGAGGTCTGGCGCAGTTTTGATAGCCATATTCACCGCTCTATTCCTTTTTACCCGCAGCTGCACGAAGTAATCATTCGTCTGTGCGAACAACTGCTGACGGACGGCGGCGCGGTGTACGAACTGGGCTGCTCTACCGGCAGCCTGTGCCGCCAACTGAAACAACGGCTTCCCAGTGCCGATGTGATTGGTGTCGATATCGAGCCCAATATGATTCAGGCCGCCGAGGCCGCAGGCGGTGCGGTGCAATACCATTGCGCGGACATTCTCGAGCACCCAATGAAATCTTGCTCGGTGGCAATACTCTCTTACACCCTGCAGTTTGTCGCACCTGAACGGCGCCTGGAGCTGCTCAAAAAAATACAGACCCAACTCAAGTCAGGCGGGGCGATTATCTTGGCCGAAAAGGTCAAGCGGCGCGACACCCAATTAGAACAACTTCTGCAACGCGCTCACGGCCAGTACAAACTGGATCAAGGTTTCAGTAAAGAAGAAATTAACGCGAAATCCGCAAGCTTAGCGGGGGTCATGACCCCTTTATATGAAGACGAGAATATCGAGCTGCTGCAGCAAGCGGGACTGACGCGAGTCAGTACCATCTTTAACAACCTAACCTTCAGTGCCTGGATTGCGTTCAAGGATTAG
- the dapD gene encoding 2,3,4,5-tetrahydropyridine-2,6-dicarboxylate N-succinyltransferase, whose amino-acid sequence MTELYSVGLGVGTKNRKDEWLEVFYPAPELNPDQATAKALSDVLDYQGGNQVIELTVDTCQRLAEALNAAGNIDQAQVALQLTASARPLVATVLASDAAPESVPEGFLKLHLISHRLVKPHGTNLNGLFGALKNLAWTNQGPIELDELPARQLQARLNGEVLEVACVDKFPKMTNYVVPTGVRIAHTARVRLGAYLGEGTTIMHEGFVNFNAGTAGPGMIEGRISAGVFVESGSDLGGGSSTMGTLSGGGNIVISVGKECLLGANAGTGIPLGDRCTIESGLYITAGTKVAVLDDSGSEVEIVKARDLAGKSDLLFRRNSQTGRTECLTNKSKVQLNEELHKNA is encoded by the coding sequence ATGACTGAGTTATACAGCGTCGGCCTGGGCGTCGGCACCAAAAACCGCAAGGACGAATGGCTGGAAGTTTTCTACCCTGCCCCCGAGCTCAACCCCGACCAGGCGACCGCCAAAGCACTGAGTGACGTGCTGGACTATCAAGGCGGCAACCAGGTTATCGAACTGACTGTCGACACCTGCCAACGCCTCGCCGAAGCCTTAAACGCTGCTGGCAATATAGATCAAGCCCAGGTTGCCCTGCAGCTGACTGCCAGCGCCCGCCCCCTGGTGGCCACGGTGCTGGCCAGCGATGCCGCTCCCGAGTCGGTACCGGAGGGCTTTTTAAAGCTGCACCTGATTTCGCACCGCCTAGTTAAACCCCACGGCACCAACCTTAACGGTCTTTTCGGTGCATTGAAAAATCTGGCCTGGACCAACCAGGGGCCGATTGAGCTGGACGAGTTACCTGCCCGCCAGCTGCAAGCGCGCCTCAACGGTGAAGTACTGGAAGTTGCCTGTGTGGATAAATTCCCCAAGATGACCAACTACGTTGTGCCCACGGGTGTGCGTATTGCCCACACCGCTCGCGTGCGCCTGGGCGCCTACCTTGGCGAAGGCACCACTATCATGCACGAGGGTTTTGTCAATTTTAACGCCGGCACCGCGGGCCCTGGCATGATCGAAGGCCGCATCTCAGCCGGGGTATTTGTCGAGTCGGGCTCAGACTTAGGTGGCGGCAGCTCCACCATGGGCACTCTGTCAGGCGGTGGCAATATCGTTATCAGCGTGGGCAAAGAGTGTCTGCTGGGCGCCAACGCCGGCACCGGTATTCCACTGGGTGATCGCTGCACCATCGAGTCGGGTCTGTACATCACAGCCGGTACCAAGGTCGCGGTACTGGACGACAGTGGCAGCGAAGTCGAAATAGTGAAAGCCCGCGATCTGGCCGGCAAGAGTGACCTCTTGTTCCGTCGCAATTCGCAGACCGGCCGCACCGAATGCCTGACCAATAAATCCAAAGTTCAGCTGAACGAAGAGCTGCACAAAAACGCGTAA
- a CDS encoding ArsC family reductase — translation MATTTLYGIKNCDTVKKARRWLEDAGVNYAFHDFRSDGLSAELVQAWLETLGSAALVNKRSTTWKNLTDAQKQQAEQGDVLNLLLEHPTLIKRPVIDTGNQVQVGFKADQYAELFH, via the coding sequence ATGGCAACTACCACCCTCTACGGAATAAAAAACTGCGACACCGTGAAGAAAGCACGCCGCTGGCTCGAAGACGCCGGGGTGAATTACGCCTTCCACGATTTTCGCAGCGACGGGCTGAGCGCCGAATTGGTCCAGGCCTGGCTCGAAACCTTGGGGAGCGCGGCGCTGGTGAACAAGCGCTCTACCACCTGGAAAAATCTGACCGATGCGCAAAAGCAGCAAGCCGAACAAGGTGATGTGCTGAATCTGCTACTGGAGCATCCTACACTGATTAAAAGACCGGTCATTGACACCGGCAATCAAGTACAGGTCGGCTTCAAGGCCGATCAGTATGCGGAACTTTTTCACTGA
- the nth gene encoding endonuclease III, whose protein sequence is MEVAAKNLNKAERVALIQQTLNQLYPAPPIPLDHFDAYSLLVAVLLSAQCTDERVNQVTPSLWALADNPFDMAKVPVEQIQSVIRPCGLSPQKSKAISVLSQRLVAEYNGMVPADMEALESLPGVGHKTASVVMAQAFGVPAFPVDTHIHRLAQRWGLTSGKNVVQTERDLKRLFPKDAWNKLHLQIIFYGREHCTARGCDGRVCGLCRACYPARKHPKKVHKP, encoded by the coding sequence ATGGAGGTAGCAGCTAAAAACCTGAACAAGGCCGAGCGCGTAGCGCTGATTCAGCAAACACTGAATCAACTCTACCCCGCGCCGCCTATTCCACTGGATCATTTTGACGCCTACAGCCTGTTAGTGGCGGTGCTGCTTTCAGCGCAGTGCACCGATGAGCGGGTCAACCAGGTCACTCCCAGCCTCTGGGCGCTCGCCGATAACCCCTTTGATATGGCGAAGGTGCCCGTGGAGCAGATCCAGTCGGTGATTCGCCCCTGCGGCCTGTCGCCGCAAAAATCCAAGGCGATATCCGTGCTCAGCCAGCGTCTGGTTGCGGAGTACAACGGCATGGTCCCAGCTGATATGGAAGCGCTGGAATCACTGCCGGGCGTTGGCCACAAAACCGCCAGTGTAGTCATGGCCCAGGCTTTCGGGGTACCCGCCTTCCCGGTCGATACGCATATTCACAGACTGGCACAACGCTGGGGACTCACCAGCGGTAAAAATGTGGTGCAAACCGAGCGAGACTTGAAGCGCCTGTTCCCCAAAGATGCCTGGAATAAGCTGCATTTACAGATTATTTTTTACGGCCGTGAACACTGCACCGCACGCGGCTGCGACGGTCGCGTATGCGGCCTGTGCCGTGCCTGCTACCCGGCGCGCAAACATCCGAAAAAGGTCCATAAACCTTAG
- the dapC gene encoding succinyldiaminopimelate transaminase, giving the protein MNHDLELLHPYPFEKLAQLKAGATPPENLAHIALSIGEPKHEPPAFVLRTLSENLNRLANYPATKGLPELRETIANWAGRRFKLCRALDAQTQVLPVNGTREALFAFAQAVVDRSKSNPLVVSPNPFYQIYEGAALLAGAKPHFLNCTAENNFIPDFNAVDEQVWRDCQLLYICTPGNPTGAVMSTEQFQTLIRLADQYDFVIASDECYSELYRDEQNPPPGLLQAASDMGRTDYARCVVFHSLSKRSNLPGLRSGFVAGDAHILQKFLSYRTYHGCAMPVPSQIASMSAWADEDHVLANRDAYRAKFDAVLDALDGCLDVTMPEAGFYLWPKLPISGEEFARRLFTEQNITVLPGAYLSRQCDGVNPGEHYVRMALVATEAECVEAAHRIRRFVTEL; this is encoded by the coding sequence ATGAATCACGATTTAGAATTACTTCACCCCTACCCGTTTGAAAAGCTCGCACAATTAAAAGCGGGAGCAACACCGCCAGAAAATTTAGCGCACATCGCGTTGTCGATTGGTGAGCCCAAACACGAGCCGCCCGCGTTTGTTCTGCGCACGCTCAGTGAAAACTTAAACCGTTTAGCCAACTACCCGGCCACCAAAGGTTTACCGGAATTACGCGAGACGATCGCCAACTGGGCGGGCAGACGTTTTAAACTGTGCCGAGCGCTGGATGCGCAAACCCAGGTACTGCCGGTTAACGGCACTCGCGAGGCCCTATTTGCTTTTGCCCAGGCGGTGGTCGATCGCAGCAAAAGCAACCCTCTGGTAGTCAGCCCCAATCCGTTTTACCAAATCTATGAAGGCGCGGCCCTGTTGGCCGGGGCCAAGCCCCATTTTTTAAACTGCACCGCCGAGAACAACTTTATTCCGGATTTTAATGCGGTGGATGAACAAGTCTGGCGCGACTGCCAACTGCTGTATATTTGCACGCCCGGCAATCCTACCGGCGCGGTAATGAGCACCGAGCAGTTTCAAACGCTGATTCGCCTGGCCGACCAGTACGACTTTGTGATCGCCTCGGACGAATGCTATAGCGAACTGTATCGCGACGAGCAAAACCCTCCCCCAGGGCTGCTACAGGCCGCCAGCGATATGGGGCGCACCGACTACGCGCGCTGCGTCGTGTTTCACAGTCTATCCAAACGCTCTAACCTGCCGGGTCTGCGCTCGGGCTTTGTCGCGGGCGATGCGCACATACTGCAAAAGTTTCTCAGCTATCGTACCTACCACGGCTGCGCTATGCCTGTGCCCAGTCAAATCGCCAGCATGTCGGCCTGGGCCGATGAAGACCATGTATTGGCTAACCGCGACGCCTACCGTGCCAAGTTTGACGCGGTGTTGGACGCGCTCGACGGCTGCCTCGATGTCACTATGCCCGAGGCGGGCTTCTATCTTTGGCCCAAGCTTCCCATTAGCGGCGAAGAATTTGCCCGACGGTTATTTACCGAGCAAAACATTACCGTACTGCCCGGCGCCTATTTGTCACGCCAGTGCGATGGGGTAAACCCGGGCGAGCATTATGTGCGTATGGCGCTGGTGGCCACTGAAGCTGAATGCGTCGAAGCCGCCCATCGTATCCGCCGTTTTGTCACCGAGCTGTAA
- a CDS encoding [protein-PII] uridylyltransferase — protein MTDDSLPYFTRPLFFFDQSRFRRALADKPVITVFKDAITAANAQFDVRFCEGEDIRALIHERALFVDCLLHYAWYQFDWPNGISLEAVGGYGRCELHPHSDIDLLILLDEGLEESCRDNLERFLTLLWDIGLEIGHSVRTVNQCLEIGRSDITVATNLMESRTLVGDESLREQLRAKADTDKLWPADEFFKAKFEEQQQRHEKFKNSEYNLEPNIKNAPGGLRDIQMIGWVAKRFFKVRTLKQLDGKGFFTEEEFSLLQNGEEFLWRVRYGLHMIAKRPEDRLLFDHQRELAKIFGYKDNDENLAVEQFMHKYYRLVMSLRELNDVLLQFLYEAILQRGVKKTVTPINERFQRRDDYIEVAHIYVFEESPSALLEIFVLMAQNPDIRGVRASTIRLMRENRYLIDESYRADPRNTELFLQLFSYPDQLVENLKRMSRYGILGLYLPEFGRVTGQMQHDLFHIYTVDAHTLLLVQNLCNFLLPQAREDYPVAWHVMRRLPKVETLLIAGLYHDIAKGRGGDHSVLGAVDAEEFGQRHNLSPRETRLISWLVEKHLLMSAVSQKQDISDPEVIHNFALTVGDQMHLDYLYALTVADINATNPDLWNTWRASLMRTLYLETKRAMRRGLENPIDKQDWIEETQQAAIARLNRHNVSTEQCNSVWEDVNDEYFLRESFLDIAWHTEAIVKHDDASGPLILIQETSSRELEGATQIFVRSKGRDNVFAAVASALDMMNLSVQDARIYNSKSGYTLDTFFVLNQDGEPLGTDPAVLKRIRDTLHRELQNTEDGRDPAMRRTPRRLKHFAMPTRTIIRNDIISGCTLLEVISPDRPGLLACIGRVFIDFDLHLQNAKIATLGERVEDIFFITDNQGNPLSDPELCQRLQAEICRQLDDRVDQAAGY, from the coding sequence GTGACCGACGATAGCCTGCCCTACTTTACTCGCCCGCTGTTTTTCTTTGACCAGAGCCGCTTTCGCCGCGCTCTGGCAGACAAACCCGTAATCACTGTCTTCAAAGACGCCATTACCGCTGCCAACGCTCAGTTTGACGTGCGCTTTTGTGAAGGTGAGGACATACGCGCGCTGATTCACGAACGCGCTTTGTTTGTCGACTGTTTGCTGCATTACGCCTGGTATCAGTTCGACTGGCCCAACGGCATCAGCCTTGAGGCTGTGGGCGGCTACGGACGCTGCGAATTGCATCCGCATTCAGACATCGACCTGCTAATTTTGCTGGACGAAGGTCTCGAAGAAAGCTGCCGCGATAACCTGGAGCGATTTCTCACCCTGCTGTGGGATATCGGCCTGGAAATTGGCCACAGCGTGCGCACTGTCAACCAGTGCCTTGAAATCGGTCGTTCTGACATTACCGTGGCCACCAATTTAATGGAATCGCGCACTCTGGTGGGCGATGAAAGTTTGCGTGAACAGCTGCGAGCCAAAGCCGATACCGACAAACTCTGGCCAGCTGATGAGTTCTTTAAGGCCAAGTTCGAAGAGCAGCAGCAGCGCCACGAAAAATTCAAAAACAGCGAATACAACCTCGAACCGAACATTAAAAACGCACCGGGCGGGCTGCGCGATATTCAAATGATCGGCTGGGTGGCAAAACGTTTCTTTAAAGTTCGCACGCTAAAACAGCTGGACGGCAAGGGTTTTTTCACTGAAGAGGAGTTTTCCTTGCTGCAAAACGGCGAGGAGTTTCTCTGGCGGGTACGCTATGGCCTGCACATGATTGCCAAGCGCCCCGAGGACCGCTTACTGTTCGACCACCAGCGCGAACTGGCAAAAATATTTGGCTACAAAGACAACGATGAAAACCTCGCCGTTGAGCAGTTTATGCACAAGTATTACCGGCTGGTAATGTCGCTGCGAGAATTGAACGATGTGCTACTGCAATTTTTGTACGAAGCCATTTTGCAACGCGGGGTGAAGAAAACCGTTACTCCCATCAATGAGCGTTTTCAGCGCCGCGATGACTATATCGAAGTTGCGCATATTTATGTGTTCGAAGAATCCCCTTCTGCGCTGCTGGAAATTTTTGTGCTTATGGCGCAAAACCCGGACATCCGCGGCGTGCGCGCCTCCACCATTCGCCTGATGCGGGAGAACCGCTACCTAATCGATGAGAGCTACCGCGCCGACCCACGCAACACCGAATTATTTTTACAGCTGTTCAGCTATCCAGATCAGCTGGTCGAAAACCTAAAACGCATGTCGCGCTACGGTATTTTAGGATTGTATTTACCCGAGTTCGGTCGCGTCACCGGGCAGATGCAGCACGATTTATTTCATATTTACACCGTCGATGCGCACACCCTGCTGCTGGTGCAAAACCTCTGCAATTTCTTACTGCCCCAGGCACGCGAAGACTATCCCGTGGCTTGGCATGTAATGCGCCGCCTACCCAAGGTTGAAACTCTGTTAATCGCGGGGCTCTATCATGACATTGCCAAGGGCCGCGGCGGCGATCACTCGGTACTGGGCGCCGTGGATGCAGAAGAGTTTGGCCAGCGTCATAACTTATCGCCAAGAGAAACCCGGCTCATCAGCTGGCTGGTAGAAAAGCACCTGTTAATGTCTGCGGTCTCGCAAAAGCAGGACATTTCGGACCCAGAGGTGATTCACAATTTCGCCCTTACGGTGGGCGACCAGATGCATCTGGATTATTTATACGCCCTTACTGTGGCCGATATTAACGCCACCAACCCGGATTTGTGGAACACCTGGCGCGCCAGTTTAATGCGCACGCTTTATCTGGAGACCAAACGCGCAATGCGCCGTGGCCTGGAAAACCCGATCGACAAACAGGACTGGATTGAAGAGACCCAACAGGCTGCCATCGCCCGACTCAACCGTCACAACGTCAGCACCGAGCAGTGCAACTCGGTATGGGAGGACGTTAACGACGAATATTTTTTACGCGAATCTTTTCTCGATATTGCCTGGCATACCGAGGCAATTGTCAAACACGATGATGCCAGTGGCCCACTGATTTTAATTCAGGAAACATCCAGTCGTGAGTTGGAAGGGGCAACACAAATATTTGTACGCAGCAAAGGTCGTGACAATGTGTTTGCTGCGGTTGCATCGGCGCTGGATATGATGAACTTAAGCGTGCAGGATGCGCGTATCTACAACTCAAAGTCCGGCTACACTTTGGATACCTTTTTTGTCCTTAACCAGGACGGTGAGCCACTAGGCACTGACCCGGCCGTACTAAAGCGTATTCGCGACACACTGCACCGAGAGCTGCAAAACACCGAGGACGGGCGCGACCCTGCGATGCGTCGCACCCCGCGCAGGCTGAAACACTTTGCCATGCCCACGCGCACCATTATTCGCAACGATATTATCAGCGGCTGCACTTTGCTTGAAGTGATAAGCCCGGATCGCCCCGGCCTGCTGGCCTGCATCGGGCGTGTTTTTATCGACTTTGATTTGCACTTGCAAAACGCCAAGATTGCCACCTTGGGCGAGCGCGTAGAAGACATCTTTTTTATTACCGACAACCAGGGCAACCCGCTGTCTGATCCAGAGCTGTGCCAACGTTTACAAGCTGAGATTTGCCGCCAGCTGGACGATCGGGTCGACCAGGCCGCAGGCTACTGA